The Edaphobacter sp. 12200R-103 genome contains a region encoding:
- the gpmI gene encoding 2,3-bisphosphoglycerate-independent phosphoglycerate mutase codes for MANKPLVLTILDGWGYRPDTHGNAIALARKPNYDRLLDQFPNTLIHASDHFVGLPDGQMGNSEVGHLNLGAGRVVRMDISRIDEAIADGSFFQDPTLIKAVELAAKENRALHLLGLVSDGGVHSQQRHLYALLRLAAKHRLTRVFVHAFMDGRDTMPTSGLGYLEGLEQQIREIGVGQIASVSGRYYAMDRDLRWEKERQAFDAMVTGHPQGGAYPDPLARVRELYHNEITDEFIPPFTVVDQHGAPVGLIRSNDVCICFNYRADRVRQITRVLGRNCDLPGGLTVSNANDLPSAAELDLEIPRPEAPQNIHYVCMTQYDKNFKVPVVIPPESMENLLAHVMADANLRNLRVAETEKYAHVTYFFNGGIEKPFPGEDRVLIPSQKVATYDLAPEMSAAGIADAVIKAVNDTAFDVIIVNFANADMVGHSGKIEPTVRAVETVDVQLGRIYQAVKQRCGALLVTADHGNAELLIDPITGGPHTAHTTNPVPFILVADECDASHHEILRPGGSLRDISPTILKLLGLRKPTEMTGASLQNV; via the coding sequence ATGGCTAACAAACCTCTCGTACTGACTATTCTCGATGGCTGGGGCTATCGCCCTGACACGCATGGCAACGCCATCGCCCTGGCTCGCAAACCAAACTACGATCGTCTTCTCGATCAGTTTCCCAATACGCTAATTCATGCCAGCGATCACTTTGTCGGGCTTCCCGACGGCCAGATGGGGAACTCCGAAGTAGGTCATTTGAACCTCGGCGCCGGACGCGTCGTCCGCATGGATATCAGCAGGATCGACGAAGCAATTGCCGATGGCAGCTTCTTCCAGGACCCTACACTGATCAAGGCCGTCGAGCTTGCCGCGAAGGAAAACCGCGCTCTTCATCTCCTTGGTCTTGTCTCTGATGGTGGTGTGCACTCCCAGCAGAGGCATCTATATGCTCTTCTGCGGTTGGCGGCAAAGCACAGGCTGACGCGTGTCTTCGTGCATGCCTTCATGGATGGCCGGGATACCATGCCCACCAGCGGCCTCGGTTACCTCGAGGGGCTGGAGCAGCAGATTCGCGAAATTGGCGTAGGACAAATCGCCTCTGTCTCCGGTCGTTACTATGCGATGGATCGCGATCTTCGCTGGGAAAAGGAGCGTCAGGCCTTCGATGCCATGGTCACCGGCCATCCTCAGGGAGGCGCTTATCCCGACCCGCTGGCGCGCGTTCGTGAGCTCTATCACAACGAAATTACTGACGAGTTCATCCCTCCGTTTACTGTTGTCGACCAGCACGGCGCACCTGTCGGCCTCATCCGTTCCAATGACGTCTGTATCTGTTTCAACTATCGCGCGGACCGCGTACGTCAGATCACCCGCGTCCTCGGCCGTAACTGCGATCTTCCTGGTGGCCTTACGGTCAGCAATGCGAACGATCTGCCGAGTGCAGCAGAACTTGATCTGGAGATTCCGCGGCCCGAAGCGCCTCAGAATATTCATTATGTCTGCATGACGCAGTACGACAAAAACTTCAAAGTGCCTGTCGTCATTCCGCCGGAGTCGATGGAAAATCTGCTCGCCCACGTCATGGCCGACGCTAATCTCCGCAACCTGCGCGTAGCGGAGACAGAAAAGTATGCGCATGTCACCTACTTCTTCAACGGCGGCATCGAAAAGCCGTTCCCCGGCGAAGACCGCGTCTTGATCCCTTCGCAGAAGGTGGCGACCTACGATCTCGCTCCCGAGATGTCAGCAGCGGGAATCGCAGACGCAGTCATCAAGGCTGTAAATGACACTGCCTTCGACGTCATCATCGTCAACTTCGCCAATGCCGACATGGTAGGGCATTCGGGCAAGATTGAGCCGACTGTCCGCGCAGTGGAGACAGTGGATGTGCAGCTGGGCCGAATCTATCAGGCCGTCAAACAGCGCTGCGGCGCCCTCCTTGTCACCGCCGATCACGGCAACGCCGAGCTTTTGATCGATCCCATAACCGGCGGCCCACATACCGCTCACACTACCAATCCGGTGCCGTTCATCCTGGTCGCGGACGAGTGCGACGCAAGCCATCACGAGATCCTCCGCCCCGGCGGCAGCCTGCGCGACATCTCGCCGACGATCCTCAAACTGCTCGGCCTGAGGAAGCCGACGGAAATGACCGGTGCAAGTTTGCAGAATGTCTAA
- a CDS encoding metallophosphoesterase, translating to MNTSISRRGFLRQSFAFSALAGLGSLPSLAKNFANGNASFNWLMIGDWGYERPAGQEAVAEGMRSYVKQHAIKADALLMLGDNWYGDLTGGVDSPRWKTHFEDLYPGSIFDCPAYAVLGNHDYQRMPMSKVDAELAYAKRGGTRWKMPARWYSFEFPSKDPLVTVIALDSNVPHAKAPQANSVNFTLTPEEQAEQLRWLKAELEKPRKTPYLIVIAHHPIYSNGPHGDHKVLIADWDPLLREHKAHLYLAGHDHDMQHLEFEGHPTSFVLSGGGGADLYTLKIEEAQRGPYAAKVYGFSHLQVAEDKLTLLHMDQTGRVIHGFTKTPDGKVDILQGIVA from the coding sequence ATGAACACATCGATCAGTCGCCGCGGATTTCTTCGTCAGAGTTTTGCCTTTAGCGCCCTGGCGGGACTTGGATCGCTTCCCTCCCTCGCAAAGAACTTTGCGAATGGCAATGCATCTTTCAACTGGCTGATGATCGGGGACTGGGGATACGAGCGGCCTGCCGGACAGGAGGCCGTGGCGGAGGGCATGCGCTCCTATGTGAAGCAGCACGCGATCAAAGCGGATGCCCTGCTGATGCTGGGCGATAACTGGTATGGAGACCTCACCGGAGGCGTCGACTCTCCACGGTGGAAGACACACTTCGAAGATCTTTACCCGGGGTCGATCTTCGATTGCCCGGCGTATGCCGTGCTTGGAAACCATGACTACCAGCGAATGCCGATGAGCAAGGTGGATGCCGAGCTGGCCTACGCGAAGCGCGGAGGCACACGCTGGAAGATGCCTGCACGCTGGTACAGCTTCGAGTTTCCTTCGAAAGACCCGCTGGTCACGGTGATTGCGCTTGACAGCAACGTGCCTCATGCCAAGGCGCCGCAGGCGAACAGCGTGAATTTTACCCTGACTCCTGAAGAGCAGGCTGAGCAGCTTCGCTGGCTGAAGGCGGAGCTGGAGAAGCCGAGAAAAACACCATATCTCATCGTCATAGCGCATCATCCGATCTACTCCAATGGACCGCATGGCGACCACAAGGTTCTGATCGCAGACTGGGATCCGCTACTCCGGGAGCACAAGGCGCATCTGTATCTCGCCGGGCACGACCATGACATGCAGCACCTTGAATTTGAAGGACATCCGACTTCATTCGTGCTGTCCGGAGGAGGAGGCGCAGACCTGTACACCCTGAAGATTGAAGAGGCCCAGCGCGGTCCATATGCGGCGAAAGTATATGGATTCAGCCATCTTCAAGTTGCAGAGGACAAGTTGACTCTTCTGCACATGGATCAGACAGGCCGCGTGATCCATGGGTTTACCAAGACGCCGGATGGAAAGGTCGACATTCTCCAGGGCATCGTGGCCTGA
- the recR gene encoding recombination mediator RecR, with product MTRLIDELRKLPGIGTKSAQRLAFHVLRSSPEDAARLSDAIRELKARLLLCSTCNNITDVDPCSYCTNAVRNQRLVCVVEEPTNIAIIEKTRSFAGVYHVLHGTLSPIGGVGPEQLRIANLMTRLPGLDEVILATSPTTEGEATARYLAEEIRRAEPQIRVTRIATGVPAGSDIEYADEVTMSRALEGRREF from the coding sequence ATGACGCGGCTGATCGATGAGTTGCGCAAGCTGCCTGGCATCGGCACCAAGAGCGCTCAACGGCTGGCCTTTCATGTGCTGCGCTCGTCCCCTGAAGATGCGGCAAGGCTATCGGACGCTATTCGCGAGCTTAAGGCTCGGCTGCTGCTCTGCTCTACCTGCAACAACATCACTGATGTCGATCCGTGTTCCTACTGCACAAACGCGGTACGCAATCAACGGCTAGTGTGCGTGGTGGAAGAGCCGACCAATATCGCGATCATCGAAAAGACGCGGAGCTTCGCCGGCGTCTATCACGTACTGCACGGTACGCTCTCTCCCATCGGGGGCGTGGGGCCTGAGCAGCTTCGTATCGCCAACCTGATGACGCGGCTTCCCGGCCTGGATGAGGTTATCCTTGCGACCTCTCCCACCACGGAGGGAGAAGCTACGGCGCGTTATCTGGCTGAGGAGATCCGTCGTGCTGAGCCACAGATCAGGGTGACGCGTATCGCTACCGGAGTTCCCGCAGGCAGCGATATCGAGTACGCGGACGAGGTCACGATGTCGCGCGCTCTGGAAGGCCGCCGCGAGTTCTAG
- a CDS encoding YbaB/EbfC family nucleoid-associated protein: protein MDFSDLAKMKEMMGQARQMQEQMERKLAETTVEASSGGGIVTVTMNGKKEVLRLKIDPTVIGSSTSDIELLEDLITAAINEAGRRADDAMKSSVASMMGGLNLPGLT, encoded by the coding sequence ATGGATTTTTCCGATCTTGCAAAGATGAAGGAGATGATGGGGCAGGCGCGCCAGATGCAGGAGCAGATGGAGCGCAAACTTGCGGAGACGACCGTTGAGGCCTCGAGCGGCGGCGGGATCGTCACCGTGACGATGAATGGCAAGAAGGAAGTTCTGCGGCTGAAGATCGATCCCACCGTCATCGGCAGCTCCACCAGCGACATTGAGCTGTTGGAGGACCTGATTACCGCTGCGATCAACGAAGCAGGAAGGCGGGCAGATGACGCGATGAAGTCGAGCGTCGCCAGCATGATGGGCGGCCTGAACCTGCCGGGGCTTACCTAG
- the dnaX gene encoding DNA polymerase III subunit gamma/tau has product MAYQVLARKYRPQRFADVAGQDHVTVTLMNALTQGRIAHGYIFSGHRGIGKTTIARILAMALNCRNAIGSPERPTAEPCEVCDSCVEIRAGNAVDVIEIDAATNRGIDEIRELRDAARYRPARDRYKIYILDEAHQITDAAFNALLKTLEEPPDHIVFMMATTQPEDIPQTVRSRCQHFSFHAVKLVDILAEIRVIAEKEGVDADGAALALLAEAGDGSMRDALSIMDQAIASAPVEDGRPRLDVMQIRELMGTVANSVFERILQAVHENRSAEVMTTANELLDAGNSPAQLARQFVRYLRNCVVAKIAGATEDNPETELLQISTDEQRRAARSAALFTEEELTRFLQVMLRTFDELGYRQEQRFHFELGLLKLVHLQRLLPVEEILSRFPVSGGGGAPAAARPRSTASPVSSSTPVARVAPPTARPVAPPAPARPAFSPFAADQGRKSFEQPVATPVKPAETASAAVAEPEVLVQPELPSLPAPAVTVAAVDPVEEITAVEVAADLLGIGAVPKEVLEPEAAPPAVVDLAASASSGQDTDELQRLAIEALSEAKSQGSAADALADAEWKIVGDEIQVQTELSKTMLPMVVNPEAEKIVRAALRSAGAGQLKLSLLPGSGGTSAAKKPRAAKSGSVQAKALEHPVVQQAQRLFNAEIRNVIDLRDND; this is encoded by the coding sequence ATGGCATACCAGGTTTTAGCGAGAAAGTACCGTCCCCAGCGCTTTGCCGATGTTGCGGGGCAAGACCACGTCACCGTGACGCTGATGAATGCGCTCACGCAGGGACGCATTGCCCACGGCTACATCTTCAGCGGTCACAGAGGCATCGGCAAGACGACGATCGCCCGTATTCTGGCGATGGCGCTGAACTGCCGCAATGCGATTGGCAGCCCGGAGCGGCCGACGGCAGAGCCGTGCGAGGTATGCGATTCGTGCGTTGAGATTCGGGCGGGAAATGCGGTCGATGTGATCGAGATCGACGCTGCAACCAACCGTGGCATCGACGAGATTCGTGAACTGAGAGATGCGGCGCGGTATAGGCCGGCGCGGGACCGCTACAAGATCTACATTCTCGACGAGGCGCACCAGATCACCGATGCGGCCTTCAATGCCCTGCTAAAGACTCTGGAGGAACCGCCGGACCACATCGTCTTTATGATGGCGACGACGCAGCCGGAGGATATTCCGCAGACGGTGCGTTCGCGCTGCCAGCACTTCAGCTTTCATGCGGTAAAGCTGGTCGACATTCTGGCGGAGATTCGCGTCATTGCGGAGAAGGAAGGCGTCGACGCGGACGGTGCCGCGCTGGCTCTCCTGGCGGAGGCGGGCGATGGCTCGATGCGCGATGCGCTTTCGATCATGGACCAGGCGATCGCCAGCGCTCCCGTAGAAGACGGGCGACCCCGGCTCGATGTCATGCAGATTCGCGAGCTGATGGGGACGGTGGCGAACAGCGTCTTTGAGCGCATCCTTCAAGCAGTCCATGAGAATCGAAGCGCCGAGGTGATGACGACGGCCAACGAGCTGCTGGATGCGGGCAACAGTCCGGCGCAGCTGGCTCGGCAGTTTGTGCGTTACCTGCGCAATTGTGTGGTCGCAAAGATTGCGGGAGCTACGGAAGACAATCCGGAGACTGAGCTGTTGCAGATCTCGACAGACGAGCAGCGGCGCGCTGCACGCTCGGCGGCACTGTTCACCGAAGAGGAGCTTACGCGCTTTCTGCAGGTGATGCTGCGCACGTTCGACGAGCTGGGTTACAGGCAGGAGCAACGATTTCACTTTGAGCTTGGTCTGCTGAAACTCGTTCATCTGCAGCGGTTGCTTCCAGTGGAAGAGATCCTGAGCCGCTTCCCTGTCTCGGGCGGCGGCGGAGCCCCGGCTGCTGCCCGGCCTCGATCCACTGCATCCCCTGTAAGTTCTTCGACTCCAGTCGCACGAGTCGCGCCTCCGACGGCTCGGCCTGTTGCACCTCCTGCGCCTGCGAGGCCAGCGTTTTCGCCTTTTGCCGCTGACCAAGGCCGCAAGAGCTTCGAGCAGCCTGTTGCAACACCTGTAAAGCCTGCCGAAACTGCCTCCGCAGCTGTCGCTGAGCCGGAGGTTCTGGTGCAGCCGGAACTGCCTTCCCTGCCTGCGCCGGCAGTTACCGTAGCCGCAGTGGACCCGGTGGAAGAGATTACCGCGGTTGAGGTCGCGGCGGACCTGTTGGGCATCGGAGCGGTACCGAAAGAAGTTTTGGAACCGGAGGCGGCTCCGCCTGCTGTTGTCGATCTGGCAGCCTCTGCTTCGTCCGGTCAGGACACGGACGAGCTCCAGCGGCTTGCGATCGAGGCGCTCTCCGAGGCAAAAAGCCAGGGGTCTGCGGCGGACGCTTTGGCGGACGCGGAGTGGAAGATCGTCGGGGATGAGATCCAGGTACAGACGGAGCTTTCGAAGACGATGCTGCCGATGGTCGTCAATCCTGAGGCGGAGAAGATCGTTCGTGCTGCGCTGCGAAGCGCCGGGGCCGGACAACTGAAGCTGTCGCTGTTGCCGGGTTCCGGTGGCACGTCTGCCGCCAAGAAACCTCGCGCGGCGAAGAGCGGCAGTGTGCAGGCCAAGGCGCTGGAGCATCCCGTGGTCCAGCAGGCGCAGCGACTGTTCAATGCCGAGATTCGCAACGTGATCGACCTCAGGGACAACGACTGA
- a CDS encoding SET domain-containing protein, translating into MIPGLMIRSSSIHAAGCYTTRRIRKGTKVIQYDGPRFSKREADERYKDRFITYLFSTSDGGVIDGFGTAMFINHSCDPNCETEHIDDEIWIIAIRDIEPGEELTYEYNLHDSDDDDADCYCGSAGCRGTMFSEDEVKRRERKARRALKA; encoded by the coding sequence ATGATCCCTGGTCTGATGATCCGCTCCTCGTCTATCCACGCCGCCGGCTGTTATACCACGCGACGCATCCGCAAAGGAACAAAGGTCATCCAGTATGACGGTCCCCGCTTCAGCAAGCGCGAAGCCGACGAGCGGTACAAGGACCGCTTTATCACGTATCTGTTCAGCACCAGCGATGGAGGTGTCATCGACGGATTTGGAACGGCGATGTTTATCAATCATTCGTGCGATCCGAACTGCGAGACCGAGCACATTGACGACGAGATATGGATTATCGCCATACGCGATATCGAACCCGGAGAAGAGCTGACCTACGAGTACAACCTGCACGACAGCGACGATGACGATGCAGATTGCTACTGCGGGTCGGCCGGATGCCGGGGGACGATGTTCAGCGAAGATGAGGTAAAGCGCCGGGAGCGGAAGGCCCGGCGTGCCCTGAAGGCCTGA
- a CDS encoding M48 family metallopeptidase, whose product MSRTFTYALALVMAFTVPLCAQTKTPAPPPPCPQSPAPSQGKSQSPCTPVADKPAPDKKDPDKSDPSAAEQFPFPGEQTPSKSQSQPETPTPSGKPPSAADKFPFPTAPAPPMPGAESDSSSSSSSSSSSSDDPADAPSADNPGGDTGETPHPTARRRLPKVQNLQTNEERADEDLKVAKFYADAGELNAAYLRVRDAVKYLPSDPDTHFALAYVAQKLKKREEAIAEYNNYLRLAPDGERIKDARKALNELQR is encoded by the coding sequence ATGAGTCGTACTTTCACCTACGCTCTCGCGCTTGTCATGGCCTTCACGGTGCCTCTGTGCGCCCAGACGAAGACACCGGCGCCGCCTCCTCCATGCCCCCAGTCGCCAGCGCCATCACAAGGCAAGTCTCAGTCTCCCTGTACGCCGGTCGCCGACAAGCCAGCCCCCGACAAGAAAGATCCCGACAAATCAGATCCTTCCGCCGCCGAACAGTTCCCGTTCCCCGGCGAACAAACTCCCTCCAAATCGCAGTCGCAACCGGAAACACCCACGCCCTCCGGCAAGCCTCCCTCTGCTGCCGACAAGTTCCCATTTCCTACAGCGCCGGCTCCGCCCATGCCCGGAGCCGAGTCCGACAGCTCAAGCAGCAGTAGTTCGAGCAGCTCCAGCTCTGACGATCCCGCTGACGCACCCTCCGCCGATAATCCAGGGGGCGACACTGGCGAAACGCCACATCCCACCGCGCGTCGCCGTCTTCCGAAGGTCCAAAACCTGCAGACCAACGAAGAGCGGGCCGACGAAGACCTGAAGGTCGCCAAGTTCTACGCCGATGCAGGCGAGTTAAACGCCGCCTACCTTCGCGTTCGGGACGCGGTAAAGTACCTTCCATCCGATCCGGACACCCACTTCGCTCTTGCCTATGTCGCCCAGAAACTGAAAAAGCGGGAGGAGGCCATTGCAGAGTACAACAACTATCTGCGACTGGCCCCCGACGGAGAGAGAATCAAGGACGCCCGCAAGGCTTTGAACGAGCTGCAGCGTTAA
- the flgL gene encoding flagellar hook-associated protein FlgL, whose translation MRADPTYFNTVVLSLNNAMKNSNDLAAELSSGLRVGQLSDDPAAATQSLRLDGQISAIDTYVQTASSVSSRLQMMDSTLGEVVSQVTSAISLAVGAANGTLNGANLQTIAQQVAAIRDNVLALANTSYQGSYLFSGSKGDTAPFTLDTTSTPAVAAYNGDSNVQTIVTPGGQKIQTSLPGSTVFGSGSTSMLGVLNQLVADLTSGAPTAIISADSSALTNALGNLSTQRSFLNSSLSTVESTSTYAQTQEAQIKVQQGQMVSSDPAKVATDLKANQTQYQALLSVITTLQQDDLFRHLQ comes from the coding sequence ATGCGAGCCGATCCAACCTACTTCAATACGGTTGTGCTTTCACTGAACAATGCGATGAAGAACTCAAACGATCTTGCGGCCGAGCTTTCGAGCGGGCTGCGCGTTGGGCAACTCTCCGACGATCCTGCCGCGGCGACACAGAGCCTGCGGCTGGATGGGCAGATCTCGGCCATCGACACGTATGTGCAGACGGCGTCGAGCGTATCTTCGCGGCTGCAGATGATGGATTCTACGCTTGGCGAGGTGGTATCGCAGGTTACGTCGGCGATCTCGCTTGCAGTAGGAGCAGCCAACGGTACGCTGAACGGTGCCAACTTGCAGACAATCGCTCAGCAGGTCGCAGCGATCAGGGACAACGTACTGGCGCTGGCAAACACAAGCTATCAGGGCAGCTACCTGTTTTCAGGGAGCAAGGGAGACACTGCACCCTTCACTCTGGATACAACGAGCACGCCTGCGGTCGCGGCCTACAACGGCGATAGCAATGTGCAGACGATTGTCACACCAGGCGGGCAGAAGATACAGACAAGCCTGCCTGGATCGACCGTCTTCGGTTCAGGCAGCACGAGCATGCTGGGTGTGCTGAATCAGCTGGTGGCGGACCTGACCAGCGGGGCTCCGACCGCAATTATCTCGGCTGACAGCTCCGCGTTGACCAATGCTCTTGGCAACCTGTCAACGCAACGGAGTTTTTTGAACAGCTCCTTGAGTACGGTCGAGTCCACCAGCACGTATGCACAGACCCAGGAGGCGCAGATCAAGGTCCAGCAAGGACAGATGGTTTCGTCCGACCCGGCGAAGGTGGCGACCGACCTGAAGGCCAATCAGACGCAATACCAGGCGCTGCTGAGCGTGATAACCACCCTCCAGCAGGACGATCTGTTCCGTCATCTTCAATAA
- the flgK gene encoding flagellar hook-associated protein FlgK: MGTLNSALALAQQALTANQTALNITSNNVANQNTPGYTREVATWTENDSVTIGNLTLGTGASAGAAVSQRDRILEQRLQQQIQVQSQSQTLEDALNQVQSIFALSSSSSSASSTALGTALSNFYNALSSLTANPSDSSTRQKVISAATNLVGAFNSTANQMAGISTDLDRQVSGYVDTVNGLLSTIATLNQKISSTSPNTDAGVLEDQRQQAIAQLSQYVGLDQITNEDNQITLTTTNGAVLVSGSQAYAMSKSVVGGKTDIVAGIPATDVTADLTGGAIGGALQARDQLLPQYQNALDELAFDVATQVNQTNSLGLDGNDNPGQAIFQLPSSAAGAAALIGMATTDPQSIAAAAVGEGATGTGNAQLLAGLGSSASVAGSTPLDFLTGLLGQIGNAAASAASDNTTQQTTLSQLRSQRNALSAVSLDEEAANLTQYQRAYEAAAKLFSITDEMMASALNLGVTTAVS, from the coding sequence ATGGGAACGTTAAACTCTGCACTGGCGCTGGCCCAGCAGGCCTTGACGGCCAACCAGACAGCGCTGAATATCACATCGAACAACGTGGCCAATCAGAACACTCCCGGGTATACACGCGAGGTTGCGACGTGGACCGAGAACGACAGCGTTACCATTGGGAACCTTACCCTGGGGACGGGCGCCAGCGCAGGAGCGGCGGTATCGCAGCGCGATCGAATTCTTGAGCAGCGCCTGCAACAGCAGATCCAGGTTCAATCGCAGAGCCAGACGCTGGAGGACGCCCTCAACCAGGTGCAGAGCATCTTTGCGTTGAGCTCAAGTTCCAGCTCGGCCAGTTCGACCGCGCTGGGTACGGCGCTGAGCAACTTCTATAACGCGCTCTCGTCGCTGACAGCGAATCCATCGGATTCATCGACACGGCAGAAGGTGATCTCGGCGGCAACCAATCTTGTAGGGGCCTTCAACTCGACCGCCAACCAGATGGCAGGCATATCGACCGACCTGGACAGGCAGGTATCGGGCTATGTGGATACGGTGAATGGTCTTCTGTCCACGATCGCTACGCTGAACCAGAAAATCTCAAGCACGAGCCCGAATACGGATGCCGGCGTGCTCGAAGACCAGAGGCAACAGGCAATCGCGCAGCTTTCGCAGTACGTCGGACTCGATCAGATTACGAACGAGGACAACCAGATTACCCTGACCACGACCAACGGAGCTGTACTGGTCAGCGGGTCCCAGGCTTACGCGATGAGCAAGTCGGTCGTGGGAGGAAAGACCGACATTGTGGCGGGAATACCTGCAACGGATGTCACTGCAGATTTGACCGGCGGAGCGATTGGCGGAGCCTTGCAGGCCCGGGATCAGTTGTTGCCGCAGTACCAGAATGCTCTGGACGAATTGGCCTTCGACGTGGCGACGCAAGTCAACCAGACCAATTCCCTGGGGCTGGACGGCAACGACAATCCTGGTCAGGCCATCTTTCAGCTTCCATCCAGCGCGGCTGGAGCTGCGGCTTTGATTGGCATGGCTACAACCGATCCGCAATCGATTGCAGCGGCGGCGGTAGGCGAGGGGGCGACCGGTACGGGGAACGCACAATTGCTGGCTGGACTCGGCAGCAGCGCAAGTGTCGCGGGGTCAACTCCACTGGATTTTCTGACCGGTCTGCTGGGGCAGATTGGCAATGCGGCGGCCTCGGCAGCCTCGGACAACACCACTCAACAGACCACGCTGTCCCAGTTGAGAAGTCAGAGGAATGCGCTGTCGGCAGTCTCGCTGGATGAAGAGGCGGCGAACCTGACGCAGTATCAGCGGGCGTATGAGGCTGCGGCTAAACTCTTCTCGATTACCGATGAGATGATGGCGAGCGCGCTGAATCTTGGCGTGACTACGGCGGTCTCGTAA
- the flgM gene encoding flagellar biosynthesis anti-sigma factor FlgM, with protein sequence MSYTNGIGNWKQVFPAVAPASASQTQQSGRSPATEHKPAATGAQDEAKLSSTGELVARALSTPDVRTAKVEALQKAIAEGSYNVSASDVAGKMIDSLLS encoded by the coding sequence ATGAGCTACACGAACGGAATCGGGAATTGGAAACAGGTGTTCCCCGCAGTTGCACCTGCCTCTGCCTCGCAAACGCAGCAGAGCGGCCGCTCACCAGCAACGGAACATAAGCCTGCCGCCACGGGCGCGCAGGATGAGGCGAAGCTTAGCTCGACAGGCGAGCTGGTGGCGCGCGCACTGTCGACGCCCGATGTACGGACAGCGAAGGTCGAGGCGCTGCAGAAGGCGATCGCCGAGGGAAGTTACAACGTCTCAGCGTCGGACGTTGCGGGCAAGATGATCGACTCTCTTCTGAGCTAA
- the yihA gene encoding ribosome biogenesis GTP-binding protein YihA/YsxC — translation MRLNPVFLLSATDAAHFPAEPKTHGRPEVAFLGRSNVGKSSLINALLGSKEARVSSTPGRTRAINFFALHEVAGGKQKAVPSIIFADLPGYGYAKISKSISAEWPKFIEPYLGERETLALCICLIDTNIPPQTSDQQLITYLKQVQRPFVVVGTKADRISKNVLMKNLAALKREHEIEEILPVSSKTGAGIPALWERIQSAAE, via the coding sequence ATGCGTTTGAACCCTGTCTTTCTGTTATCCGCTACCGATGCGGCTCATTTTCCTGCCGAGCCAAAGACCCACGGACGGCCGGAGGTTGCGTTTCTCGGGCGCTCGAATGTGGGAAAATCTTCGCTCATAAATGCGTTGCTCGGCTCGAAGGAGGCGCGCGTCTCATCCACTCCGGGACGAACACGGGCGATTAACTTCTTTGCGCTCCACGAAGTGGCAGGAGGAAAGCAGAAGGCGGTTCCGTCGATCATCTTCGCGGACCTGCCCGGATATGGGTACGCGAAGATCTCAAAGTCAATCTCCGCCGAATGGCCGAAGTTCATCGAGCCATACCTGGGCGAGCGTGAGACGCTGGCGCTGTGCATCTGTCTGATCGATACCAACATTCCTCCGCAGACAAGCGATCAACAGCTGATCACCTATCTGAAGCAGGTCCAGCGACCGTTCGTCGTTGTCGGAACCAAGGCAGACCGGATTTCGAAGAATGTCCTCATGAAAAACCTGGCGGCGCTGAAGCGTGAGCATGAGATCGAGGAGATTCTTCCCGTCTCATCGAAGACGGGCGCCGGGATTCCTGCGTTGTGGGAGCGCATTCAGTCTGCAGCGGAGTGA